A stretch of the Aphis gossypii isolate Hap1 chromosome 2, ASM2018417v2, whole genome shotgun sequence genome encodes the following:
- the LOC114125363 gene encoding uncharacterized protein LOC114125363 gives MECDLNTELAVTLIRNKPVGMDIVDYVTSVQSKIMKEESDLFFQEFLCDSEPNRLFDQQDIKENASLSPSFADHQNLENSYSMLQEKKTKTDYGILSVSNCSSNFIQKSNTCLIQPIITMNTLNEMSRTQIDSGYNTNDLKMSFPDTNLIPTEIMSQSIQQALDLLINTLFDTSKLIETVCNWDDSNNLVRYFVDLIANIAKNDEFGFTCRDDVITFVQNTAFTILNKHHLYNSIHVEYQCNLLAKFCYDKYIRWNIINLLVNRLKIDVQIVPNSGSLRSIFYTFHLIDKLLYKTDFHATNGINKKNNSLIDLWKINYVKQNGNENETIEQMLKEWKNLLEHISMEALKKNVFLLSIRANQCLEALKLIKPK, from the exons ATGGAGTGCGATTTAAATACAGAATTGGCCGTTACATTAATACGAAACAAACCTGTTGGAATGGATATAGTAGATTATGTTACTAGTGTTCAGTCAAAAATCATGAAAGAGGAGAGTGATTTGTTTTTCCAA GAATTTTTATGCGATTCTGAACCGAACAGACTATTTGATCAACAGGACATTAAAGAAAATGCGTCTCTGTCTCCGTCCTTCGCGGATCATCAAAATCTTGAAAActcgt acAGTATgctacaagaaaaaaaaaccaaaactgACTACGGAATATTGTCAGTTAGTAACTGTTCATCTAactttattcaaaaatcaaatacatgtttaattcaacctattattactatgaacACTTTGAACGAGATGTCTAGGACTCAAATTGATTCTGGTTATAAtacaaacgatttaaaaatgagttttcCGGATAccaatttaatacctactgaAATAATGTCACAGTCAATACAACAAGCTTTAGATCttcttataaatacattatttgatacttcaaaattaatagaaacGGTTTGTAATTGGGACGATTCTAATAATCTTGTAAGATATTTCGTCGACTTGATTGCGAATATTGcaaaaaatgatgaatttgGGTTTACTTGTCGAGATGATGTAATAACATTCGTCCAAAATACagcatttacaattttaaacaagcATCACTTATACAAC tctaTTCATGTCGAGTACCAATGTAATTTACTCGCTAAGTTTTGCTACGACAAATATATTCGatggaatattataaatttacttgtAAATCGTCTTAAGATTGATGTTCAGATTGTGCCCAATTCCGGTTCACTTCGAAGCATTTTTTACACTTTTCACTTGATAGATAAGTTGTTGTATAAAACTGATTTTCATGCTACTAacggtataaataaaaaaaataacagtttaattgatttgtggaaaataaactatgtaaAGCAAAATGGAAACGAAAACGAAACGATTGAACAAATGTTAAAAGAGTGGAAAAATTTATTGGAACATATTTCAATGGAAgctttaaagaaaaatgtatttttattaagtataagagCAAATCAATGTTTAGAGGCtctaaagttaataaaacctaagtaa
- the LOC114125376 gene encoding mitochondrial import inner membrane translocase subunit Tim13-like: MDGPKMSQEELVEKLKHQVALENIEQLLMKMSRLCFNKCIIKPGPSLDSTEQKCVSMCMDRYMETVSLVSKSFGERLMAESQNMH; the protein is encoded by the exons atggaTGGTCCCAAGATGTCTCAAGAAGAACTcgtggaaaaattaaaacatcaagtggcattagaaaatatagaacaattattaatg AAAATGAGTCGGTTATGTTTCaataaatgtatcataaaaCCAGGACCTTCACTAGATAGTACTgaacaa aaATGTGTTTCAATGTGTATGGATCGTTATATGGAAACAGTGAGTTTAGTTTCCAAGTCTTTTGGTGAACGACTTATGGCTGAATcccaaaatatgcattaa
- the LOC114125375 gene encoding centrosomal protein 43-like, whose protein sequence is MSTDNTNLEEMVEKTLESTGLLSKMRAELRANVFHVLEKGSSFQNKLYTDKIKDFVSSNNGSLLLSLVKDLFEYLELTFTTSVFDSETGAAHQYQYKDKDDIFEELSLSKDDKRPLLLQILETYQSQSKSTNEVIKLDTTQHNGISHEGSSLAQILKNNAEIIQPTLDDNKIISLSPIKTKLITLDADYDSPAGSLSPLNHNLSENIQLKDIESSESLNSLNIEQLSPIKRPCTIDPNENTDEDIKSDLKSNKNESSLEDIETDENLSCGNDSLPSTDLSTQNGSPENVIRTHNIHL, encoded by the exons atgtctacCGATAACACTAATTTAGAGGAGATGGTTGAGAAAACACTAGAATCCACTGGTCTCTTGTCTAAAATGAGA GCCGAACTTCGAGCAAATGTTTTTCATGTTCTTGAAAAAGGTTCTTCATTTCAG AATAAACTGTATACAGACAAAATTAAAGACTTTGTTTCTAGTAATAACGgatcattattgttatcattagtTAAAGATTTGTTTGAGTACCTAGAACTAACATTTACAACATCAGTATTTGATTCAGAAACTGGGGCTGCTCATCAATATCAATACAAAGATAAAGatgatatttttgaagaaCTTTCTCTTTCAAagg atGATAAAAGGCCTTTATTGTTACAAATTCTTGAAACTTACCAGTCACAATCTAAATCAACCAATGAAGTCATTAag cTTGATACAACACAACATAATGGCATATCACATGAAGGATCTTCATTagctcaaatattaaaaaataatgcagaAATAATACAACCAACACTtgacgataataaaataataagtttatctcctattaaaacaaaattaattacattagaTGCAGATTATGACAGTCCAGCGGGATCATTATCaccattaaatcataatttatcagAAAACATACAGTTAAAAGATATTGAAAGCTCTG agagtttaaatagtttaaacataGAACAGTTATCACCTATTAAAAGGCCATGTACTATTGATCCAAATGAAAACACAGATGAAGATATTAAGTctgatttaaaaagtaataaaaacgaatCTAGCTTGGAAGATATTGAAACTGATGAAAATCTTTCATGTGGAAATGACAGTTTACCGAGCACTGATTTATct acTCAGAATGGTAGTCCCGAAAACGTGATAAGGACTCACAACAtacatctttaa